The Prunus dulcis chromosome 3, ALMONDv2, whole genome shotgun sequence genome segment AGGTGAAAACCGAAATGAACATTTTCTCCATTCTGAGAGAGCGGACCTAACAAGCACTGATTCTTAAACCTACTAGACATAGGTTGTCGACTCAAAATGAGAAGTCAACGGCTTTGGTCCACACATTATGCCCCAAAAGTTGGGCCATCCAAGCTTAATGCTCATCATGTGAAGATATTCATTCTTGAAGATTACGAATTCATTCTATATTAATCTGTACCTATTCTCTAATGGCATATTAGCAGATTAGCTAACAGTTGGTAAAAGCATTTTTTTGAGGATCTTTCCAATTGAGAGAGGCAATAACATATTAACACATTACACGGATATTAAAACTCGAATCCATGACGTTTCTGGAGAAACAATTGCTGCGAATCACTACATTGAGCCTTTTACTTGGAAAAGCATTTTAAAATCATTACACTTTGCATTATTTGGCACCTGCCCTGCAGTTGGTAAAAACAGGAAATCAAACTTGTCATTAAATGGTCACCACTGATAAGGACTCCACTGGCAACGATTTGGCTAGATAGATGAGAAATTATTATCCTCTGCAGTAGCAGGTAGTTTGCGTGGCAAATTAAACATCATCAAATGgcaattatttatgtttagcAAACTTAACAGAAATGGGGATggttagggagagagagggacatCTGGCCAAACTAGCCTCGAATAGAATATATGGAATTATATGTCTCACTCATCTAACTACAGCAAACACTCTTCCTTTGCCATTTTTGTGATCAGTTTTCCAACTAAAATGTGATTGTTATCCAAAATCCTCACCTAATTGCCTTTAAACTAAAGATAAAGTGTCCACATTTTCATACTTTAAAGGCACACCTCATTGTAAATGACCCACTAGTATTGTGAtttggagcaattgctccTCCAGAAAAAGTCTTAGGTTCGAGTCCTAACatccgtgtagtgtgtgtgaatttagtaTGTTATGGCTCAATAAAAAAtgtctttgaaaaaaaaaaaaaatttggcacACCCCATTTGAAACCCCCCTTACACGTTACATCTTTAACCTAAATGCTCAATAATTGTAACATATTAGCTGAATTTAAATATAGGTACAACAAAAAGTTGAATAATTGCATAACTATAATCAACCAAATTCTTTGTTACCCTATGttgttcaaaattttaaattttccctCTTTTTAGGTAATTGATTGCGTAAGAAATTTAAGTTGATATTTTACATCATAATAACGAAAAGTTGAACGCAAAGTTTACACATCATAGCTGCTTACCTCTTGCCTAAACTACTTGGATGTAAACcctagaagaaaaaataaaataaatggaaaaaaaaaaaaaaaaacttgtggATATAAATATGAGATTCTTTATACAAATTGAGTAAAAAATTAGATTGGGTGTCACATCTCTAACACTACCAAAATTTTGtcattataaattaaattttacaAAACTCAGCCACTTGGGTGTGCCCTAGAAAAGAACTCAGCCACCTGGTTCGTTATCCTACACCCTAATCCACTGGAATGACTTTTGAAATCAGGACAGGCCCACCTCGAAGCCCATGTTTTGAGGGCTAGCACTTTGTCGCTTGCGGTTGACCATAACATCCTCACGCGCTCCCACGAGCACGTGGAGCGATATTTTAGTTCCTCTTTTTGGCACTTTAGGAACTCTAGCCACTGTCACCCTTCTGGCCTCTCTGGTTCAATCAAGAActtggagagagaaagtgacactttgagagagagaaaagagaaagagaaaggaacCCAAGCtcactttcctcttctctttcgCTATATAATTTTAAGTGCCTCAAAAAGCCTGAGTCTTTAGGGTTCTCTGTTGCAAAACACAGCAAGAGCATCATCAAGTTCCAGAGCTTTTAAAAATACATGAATGGCGGACTTCCTGGAATCAAGTTAGGTATgctccattttttttcattacacATATTCTATTGTCAGCTTCTCTCGCATAATCAGTCAATTTGATATGGAAATTGAATTCATACTTACAAAAGAAGTTGAGTAAAATTTGGCACCATTTGGGCAGTTACTGCTACTGCCATGTTCTAAAGTTGTTGGCGGCATGAAACTCTGGTGATGATGGAAGAAAAAGTTATTGACTTTAGCTTCGCTTGCTTGCAAAATAAGTTGGGTTTGTGTTTGATCTCTGAGCAGTGAAGAGCATGGTCTTTGGTTGTAACGATATATATGATCTGTCGAATGTCAGAAGGAAAAGATCTTAGATGGTTTTCAGGCCACACCCATTTGAAGATGTCTTGGGTTCAGCATCAAATGCAGCTGAAAGATGGTTATTTGAGCCGCCctcctcctttctctcttccctcttcgCCCCAATATGTTGCTACTTTTCATAGAGATTCGAATCCACCAGCATCATCTGGTACAAAAATAAGTCCTGCTGTTCTTTTTATAATAGTAATTCTGGCTGTACTGTTCTTCATCTCTGGTTTGCTGCACCTGCTCGTTAGATTTCTTACAAAGCACCCATCTTCCTCAGCTTCTTCTCCTCAGTCTAATAGGTACCCAGAACTTTCTACTTCTGATGCTCTTCAGAGACAGCTGCAGCAACTCTTCCACCTTCATGATTCTGGTCTAGATCAAGCTTTTATTGATGCTCTTCCTGTTTTCCAATATAGAGACATAGTGGGTTTGAAAGAGCCGTTTGATTGTTCTGTTTGTCTTTGTGAATTTTCTGAAAAGGACAAGCTCAGATTGCTTCCTACGTGTAGCCATGCTTTCCATATCAACTGTATAGATACTTGGCTACTGTCAAATTCAACATGTCCTCTTTGTAGGGGTACCCTCTTCAATCCCGATTATTCGGttcaaaacccaatttttgattttgatgagtatagagaagaagaagggtatCCTGGTAATGGAGAAAACGGGTTCACTACTAGGCAAAAGACCATGGACATTGAGGAAATTGTTGTTGAAAATGGGATTTTGCCTGTGAGACTTGGCAAATTTAGAAAGGTAGATGTTGAGGTAGGAGGGGAGACTGGAGTAGGAGAGACTAGTAGCAGTAATTTGGATGCCAGAAGATGTTTTTCGATGGGTTCATATCAGTATGTGCTTGGTGATTCAGACCTTCAGGTTCCCTTATCGAATGATCAACAAGACCGCAATATAAAGCTAACAAGAGGGATAGAACGCGATGGTAATCCTTCAATTGATAGTGATGTGGAGGGAAAGAAGATCAGTAGTGTGACTAAGGGTGAAAGCTATTCTGTTTCCAAGATCTGGCTCTGGTCAAAGAAGGGCAAGTTTTCGAGTTCTATTGATACACAGATGGGTATGCCTTCCTCTCTTAATACAGACTTGCCATGGATGGGAAGAATGCGAGCAGAATGAGaggtattttatttattgtttccTTGGTTGCTTAATAGTCCAATGATCAATGCTTGTTACACCTTAGTCTAGTTTTtccttctcaaaattttttgtAATGCTAATTATGTATCTGCGATGATTGATTTTGTGCCATATCGTGCCCTTTGAAACCAAACCAGGATATAATGTCTTGTGAAGAAGGCGTTTTCTAATTTTAGGGAATGACTATATTGGCTTTCTGTTGGTGAACACCATCTGAGATGTGGGTTATGTCATTCTTGTTGTTGGGACAAAGTTATGAACACTTGTGTgctacaaaaggaaaaaaaatattcatctGATCACAGGGATTGCtttagcttcttttttttctttaactcAATTGCAAGTTTACCAAAGTTATCTTGGCtggaaaaatggaaatgctGTTGTAGTCCATGGAAATGAGTCTAAACTAAAATGTTTGCAGCTAGAAGGTTTCTGTCCTCTTACAAGTTTTGACCTTTCCCCTGAATTGACAATTTTGTGGTTGTgcatttgctttttttttttatttttggcctTTTGATGCATTGATCGGGAAATCTTATCCCTCTTTTTTCAGAGAATAATGTGAATGCAATCTTAACATACTAGACATAATTTACCGGTAGGGAAGTTGGACAGGATTGCAGTGGTGGTGGGATCCATGAAGGCTCTGTACTCACagaatcttttcctgaaatgaGAAACTTTTTATTCAAATGTTGGCTGTAGTGGGGTCACTTTTTGCAATTCCCATGTGGCCATGTTGAAATCAATCCCctcataattttcaaaaattgagCAGAGGTTTTCCACATTGTATGCCTTgtgttaatttcaatttcaattcaaatagGGTAAGATTTATATAAGATGTGAAAATTGCTAGAAATGAAATGctaaaatattgataaaaacaaaaaaaaaaatttaatgaaaaacttcaaacttgTACCAAGAAACAGATTTGAATGGCATtagtttatttgtttattttgggaTTGCATTCGAATATGTAGATATTGAATTCAATTCGTGGTGAATTTGAATGATGGTGTTTTGTTTAAGGCCCCCCAATAGGAAAATGCAGCATACGGTCACCAAGGCGCCAACCCAACCTCTTGTTTTATTTGAGCTCGCTCCACAAATTCCCGCTGATAAGTAACATTAGGATGTCGAGACAAGCCAACTAAAATCacagaagaagataaattagtgatgttgaccccaaaaaacaaagaaaggaaattAGTGATTCGTCCCTTATATAAAGGCGCTGAGGATGTGTTGTTTTATTGTACATAGGCCAAGCCCAACCCAGTTGTCGCTTTATAAAGATGGTCAAGTTTGATATTTGATATTCTAATTACTCTAATGTATAAAAGATGAGGATCGAACTCGGGTGTAAGGAGGCTGGTACACTGTCAGCCTAACTTGtgtctggttttttttttttcttcttgtgtgtgtgtgtgatgaATCGCGAGCCTACACGTATCTATGTGCAGACGAAATGCCCTGTGATTGGGAAGGTGCTTCCagaaataaaagataataatgGAATGGAGGATGAAGAAAGTGGCGATGATGGGGGATGGGGATGACTTGCAGAAAGAAGAGACAGTAGTGATGAGAAAGGGAAATAAAGATAGCAGTAGTGGATATAGCTGAGTGATTGAGTGAGAGCATGATGTGCAAATCAGTAGGGCCCTAATAATTAACAAGTTCCAGTCCAttggattttattaatttgcaTGTACGAGGAGGTATCAACGCCACTCAAAAACACAAACGAAATAATGCAACGAAAAGGGAGGGAATTGCATCAGTTAAAAGGTAGTAAGCCAGAAAAGAATACAAGATTGTATGACACTATGATTATAGACCTTGAAGCTTAATTATATAGATAATTTATGtgttaaattatattttacttTGTATATATGTCTTATGCCAAGTTTGAATGCCCCTCTCCATACAGAAGGATGAACTTACCGTCATAACCACATGCTATACTTGTAATTACTtaaaactttatatatatatatatatatcgtaatgtttgttttgaacCTAACCACAAAGCTTACCTTCACATACACAAATATTCGTTAGAAATtaattgttcaattttttccctttttttcttcggtcaaaaaaataacatcaattaaaatggaaaaaattcTGAACCTACACCCCCGAGTCAACCAACAGTCACGGGTCCCTAAAAAGCAAAATAGTCAACCGCCGcccttttctctcttcttctcctcctccgtCAACTTTCCCGCAAAACTCCGCGCCAGAGCACGTTAGCGCACGCAGCGCACCGAATATCCCTCCGTTTCCTTCGTTCTCATTCACACACACTgtcacacactctctctctctctctctctctctatatatatatatatatatatatctgtcgtctctcatcatcatcacgTGACTCTCACGTGAAGGACGGCCCGTCCTTCCCCAAATCTATGGACGACTTAGTGGAGGCAGGAATGGACGCGTACCGACAGGAGAAATCCCTGTGCAAGTAATCGTCGTCCAATTTACCTCTTTGCCCCGGGCCCTCGTCGAAGTTGAGGGAATAACTCATGGGGTCGTAATGGAAGTTGGAGGAGCGCTTGTTGGCGGTGCTCTTGTTGAAGCGGCGGATGAAGGTCTTCCACTTGGGGCCCGCCACGACTTCGGACCACTCCCGGATCTTCTTCCAGCCCCGGTTCCACCACGGATCTCCGTGGTCGCCGCTGTACCGGATCCGCTCCCAGGACCCGTCGATGGAGGACTGTTCGGAGCCGAAGCAGGGCATCCATAAACAGCACCCGCTTGTGTTGGCGGACATCAACTCCTCGACATCATCGGATTCAGCAAGGTCCGGTTTTGGAGGTGGAACGGCGTGGTAGGCGGCGGTTTTCGACGGCATTTATTGACAATTAGCTAGGGCTTCTTAATctatcagaatttttttaaggatTTAAGGGGTTCCTTAAAGCCTTGTGTTTCTGCAAGCCCTAGCCCTTTGGTTGGGTCGGcctgtttgtgtttgtgtttgtatACGAATATATATGATTTGTGAGAAATACAGGTCTCTCGGTTTGTAACGGAAATCTCGCTGGACATGAAATGCATTACTGGCCCCCAGGTGTCAATGACGGGGCCTTTCTCCTCCTTGTAGTATTTGGCTTCCATCTTTGTACGTACTTAGCttgttaaacaaaaacagataCAGAAATGCAACTTTACGCTTATAACTTGATATTATTGTCATAtttgataattaaaaacaataatattattgtGATGTGTAAGTTAACTGCTTAACGCCCGAATTTGGTGATTTTAATTAGCAAATAGCTCCCGCTGTTGCGCAACAGGTTAGGTCATATGACAAAAGACTTGAATGCCACTGGATAGTATTGTTTTACTATTTTCATCCAattctgttatgttgaatCTTTATCACGCACGATGAAACATAATTAgattaattaagaataataaaataatattattttcgtGGTATACAAGTTTTTATCAGTCATATATATGGTTGCATGCAGTGCGTGATTATGTTTTGGTCATTTCGTAATTAATTTCCGGTGTCTGTCGCTGGCGCCAAAGCATTAACTGACATCCAAGAATCAAATAGCAATAGTCGGTGGTGGTATAATCATATTATACAATGAGGAATCTCTGATTTCATCATATTCATAATTCTGAGGGTTCATCAATTAGGAGCTTGTttattgttaattaattaattttactaAATAGATTGGCTGCTTTTAACTCAACTTAGAAAATGAATTGATCGGCAGCAGCATTGGGCATTGGTtgcatgcatgatgcatcTGGATTCTGGCCAAGAAAAAATGGCAGAATATATAACATATGTGTTCTTCTGTCACCTCTCTCTTCcgttctttttctctccttaaTTTCTGgctatttttgtaaaaattgctaaaaataaatacacgTTGTGAAGATTAGATTTCCATGGATCTCTTTCCATTTtgtcaaaggaaatatgttgACTAAATTAACCTAACATTAAgcaactttttctttcttggcttGGACATGAAGCACTCTAAATTGTTTTGCTTGGACATGAAGCATTGACTTTGGAGGAGATCAActtctatttctttcttcaccAATTTTATAATGACCGGGTTGCTCTCTCAAATTTCTCCCTTCTTTTCCTCCTGCGTGTTAGGAATGTCAAATCTGATATTTTGGAAAACATCTCCTCTCtcttattataattaattacctCATTTTGCATTCCACTAAtaggaataaataaaaaaatatttctcaaGGATTACCACTCTCCTTATCTTAAgtgatgaattttttaaatagaaaacaaatcacAACAAATTCTTAAAGAGTATAAAAAAGATtaccttatttttatttatttttagcttTTGACTCTCGATACGGATTtgtttaataacccttaagaGTTGCTAACTAAACTGGTTTGGATAGTTGCTAACAGATACATAGTTTCAATGCAGCATTTTGTCGAGCACCTGGTGTGCACGCATGGGCTCACTAATTTTACAATTAGCTTTTTGTAAATTCCCTAAAAGGAACATGATGCATCTTCTGTAAAGCATTCTTGGACACATTTCTACTCATGGTACAATGTGCaagcttcaaaataaaagttttgGGATGCCTAAAAGTTCATAGCTTCACCGACATATGAACTTGTATACAGTCATCTATCTAGTCCACTATATTGGGGACTATCTCTCCTAGAACTGTGAATAATTTCTTTCCATTTCTAAGTATGCCCTTGAACTAGTGGTAACAACCAAATATGA includes the following:
- the LOC117623313 gene encoding RING-H2 finger protein ATL46, encoding MICRMSEGKDLRWFSGHTHLKMSWVQHQMQLKDGYLSRPPPFSLPSSPQYVATFHRDSNPPASSGTKISPAVLFIIVILAVLFFISGLLHLLVRFLTKHPSSSASSPQSNRYPELSTSDALQRQLQQLFHLHDSGLDQAFIDALPVFQYRDIVGLKEPFDCSVCLCEFSEKDKLRLLPTCSHAFHINCIDTWLLSNSTCPLCRGTLFNPDYSVQNPIFDFDEYREEEGYPGNGENGFTTRQKTMDIEEIVVENGILPVRLGKFRKVDVEVGGETGVGETSSSNLDARRCFSMGSYQYVLGDSDLQVPLSNDQQDRNIKLTRGIERDGNPSIDSDVEGKKISSVTKGESYSVSKIWLWSKKGKFSSSIDTQMGMPSSLNTDLPWMGRMRAE
- the LOC117622011 gene encoding uncharacterized protein LOC117622011, encoding MPSKTAAYHAVPPPKPDLAESDDVEELMSANTSGCCLWMPCFGSEQSSIDGSWERIRYSGDHGDPWWNRGWKKIREWSEVVAGPKWKTFIRRFNKSTANKRSSNFHYDPMSYSLNFDEGPGQRGKLDDDYLHRDFSCRYASIPASTKSSIDLGKDGPSFT